One genomic region from Lusitaniella coriacea LEGE 07157 encodes:
- a CDS encoding ABC1 kinase family protein, which produces MPEPTAFPTSSLSETLVERDSISSLPSPKEPTDSADLYTEIGHYDPQVINDYYRRRPLKIASRLIQIVTPFLSFGMGIWLDKLRGKQKKNQRKRAVQMREIITKLGPTYIKIGQALSSRPDLVPASYLEELALLQDQLPPFDNAIAYQFIEEELGNSPDLIYAEITPDPVAAASLGQVYKGKLKTGEMVAIKVQRPDLIGNISLDVYLMRRIASWAQKNIKQVRSDLIAIADEFAGRIFEEMDYELEGRNAERFAELYDYLPEIYIPRIYWEYTGRRVLTMEWITGTKLTNLPAVQAQGIDATHLVEVGVECSLRQLLEHGFFHADPHPGNLLATPDGKLAYLDFGMMSRIQPYQRYGLIEAVVHLVNRDFEALARDYVKLEFLTPDTDLRPIVPALTNVFGNALGASVAELNFKSITDQMSAMMYEFPFRVPAYYALIIRSLVTLEGIAIGINPNFKVLSKAYPYIAKRLLTDPSTELRSSLRDLLFKDGSFRWNRLENLLKNARNSQDYNFDSVSQQAIDFLFSERGVFIRERLADEIVKAIDMYSRRFFFNFSTTVREQVGMAVQETPTELRESSKSLEHIKNIIDILKDTPGFDPMTLLPLIPNLLSKPETHQMGQKIAGGLAQKMAARLIRNLLLEPSLARQQSKQSSKPQYSLPPAAVR; this is translated from the coding sequence ATGCCTGAGCCAACTGCCTTTCCTACTTCCTCTCTTAGCGAGACATTGGTTGAACGCGATTCAATCTCATCTCTACCCTCGCCAAAAGAGCCAACTGACTCGGCAGACTTATACACAGAAATCGGGCATTACGATCCCCAGGTCATTAACGACTACTATCGCCGCCGTCCCCTCAAAATCGCGAGTCGCTTAATCCAAATCGTCACTCCCTTTCTCTCCTTTGGGATGGGGATATGGTTAGACAAACTGCGGGGAAAACAGAAGAAAAATCAACGGAAACGCGCCGTGCAAATGCGGGAAATCATTACCAAACTCGGCCCCACCTATATTAAAATCGGACAAGCCCTCTCCTCCCGTCCCGACTTGGTTCCCGCTTCCTATTTAGAAGAACTCGCCCTACTGCAAGATCAACTTCCTCCCTTTGACAACGCGATCGCGTACCAGTTTATAGAAGAAGAACTCGGCAACTCCCCAGACTTAATCTATGCAGAAATAACACCCGATCCCGTCGCCGCAGCGTCTCTCGGACAAGTTTATAAAGGGAAACTGAAAACCGGCGAAATGGTTGCCATTAAAGTGCAGCGACCCGATCTGATTGGAAATATCAGCCTCGACGTTTACCTCATGCGCAGAATTGCGAGTTGGGCGCAAAAGAATATTAAACAGGTTCGCAGCGATCTGATCGCGATCGCGGACGAATTTGCCGGACGCATTTTTGAGGAAATGGACTACGAACTAGAAGGACGCAATGCCGAACGCTTTGCAGAACTCTACGACTATCTTCCCGAAATTTACATCCCCCGAATTTACTGGGAATACACCGGACGGCGCGTCCTCACAATGGAGTGGATTACCGGAACAAAACTCACCAACCTCCCCGCCGTTCAAGCCCAAGGCATCGATGCAACCCACCTCGTCGAAGTTGGAGTAGAATGCTCCCTGCGCCAACTCCTCGAACACGGCTTTTTCCACGCCGATCCCCACCCCGGAAACCTCCTCGCCACCCCAGACGGCAAACTGGCATATCTCGACTTTGGCATGATGAGTCGAATTCAGCCCTATCAACGCTACGGTTTAATTGAAGCCGTCGTGCATTTAGTCAATCGGGATTTTGAAGCCCTCGCCCGCGATTACGTCAAACTTGAATTTCTCACCCCCGATACCGATCTAAGACCCATTGTTCCCGCCCTTACCAACGTTTTTGGCAATGCGTTAGGGGCTAGCGTTGCGGAATTAAACTTCAAAAGCATCACCGATCAAATGTCGGCAATGATGTACGAATTTCCCTTTCGCGTTCCGGCATACTACGCCCTAATTATTCGTTCTCTCGTCACCCTAGAAGGCATTGCCATCGGCATTAATCCTAACTTCAAAGTTCTCAGCAAAGCCTACCCTTACATTGCCAAGCGACTGCTCACCGATCCCTCCACCGAACTGCGATCTTCCCTGCGCGATCTCCTCTTCAAAGATGGAAGTTTCCGTTGGAATCGTTTAGAAAACCTGCTCAAAAATGCCCGCAACAGTCAAGATTACAATTTTGATAGCGTTTCCCAACAAGCCATTGATTTTCTCTTCTCAGAACGGGGCGTATTTATTCGCGAAAGGTTAGCAGATGAAATTGTCAAAGCAATTGATATGTACAGTCGGCGATTCTTCTTCAACTTCTCGACAACCGTTCGAGAACAAGTGGGAATGGCAGTGCAAGAAACGCCGACTGAATTGAGAGAAAGTTCCAAGAGTTTAGAACATATTAAAAACATCATTGACATCCTAAAAGATACCCCTGGTTTCGATCCCATGACACTTTTACCCTTAATTCCCAATCTCCTCTCAAAACCCGAAACCCATCAAATGGGACAAAAAATTGCTGGGGGACTCGCACAAAAAATGGCAGCACGATTGATTCGCAATCTTCTTCTCGAACCGAGTCTTGCACGACAACAATCCAAGCAATCTTCTAAACCGCAATATTCACTTCCGCCTGCTGCTGTGCGCTAA